The Dehalogenimonas sp. THU2 genome has a window encoding:
- a CDS encoding TrkA family potassium uptake protein: MYIIIVGGGRLGYSLTKALLAEGHETLLIERNFEVCEKINKELGNICLRGDACETGIQAEAGTGRADMLIAVTGDDEDNLVASQVAKYRFNVPRTIARVRDPRNESIFKKLGVDVTVNSTNIILERIEHEVPSHPLTHLFCITGDQRDLEIMEVRARSGVAVGKSLNEINLPDKVVLGLVIRDGGKPFVPRGDTVFQSGDHIIAVAPAAVGEDLRLLFNGA; encoded by the coding sequence ATGTATATCATTATTGTCGGCGGCGGCCGCCTGGGCTATTCCCTGACCAAAGCCCTGCTGGCTGAAGGGCATGAAACCCTGCTCATCGAACGTAATTTCGAGGTCTGCGAAAAGATCAATAAGGAACTGGGCAACATCTGCCTCCGCGGCGATGCCTGCGAGACGGGCATCCAGGCCGAAGCCGGTACCGGGCGCGCCGACATGCTGATCGCTGTCACCGGCGACGACGAGGACAACCTGGTGGCCTCCCAGGTGGCCAAATACCGCTTCAACGTCCCCCGCACCATCGCCCGCGTCCGCGACCCCCGCAACGAGTCGATTTTCAAGAAGCTGGGTGTGGACGTGACGGTCAACTCCACCAACATAATCCTGGAACGCATCGAGCACGAGGTCCCTTCCCATCCCCTTACCCATCTCTTCTGCATCACCGGCGATCAGCGGGATCTGGAGATCATGGAAGTCCGAGCCCGTTCCGGAGTGGCGGTGGGCAAATCGCTGAATGAAATCAACCTGCCGGATAAGGTGGTATTAGGATTGGTAATCAGGGACGGCGGGAAACCATTTGTGCCTAGGGGAGACACTGTTTTCCAGTCCGGCGACCACATAATCGCGGTAGCGCCAGCCGCCGTCGGGGAAGACTTGCGTC
- a CDS encoding TrkA family potassium uptake protein gives MKVIIMGCGRVGAQLASLLDKEGHSVVALDTDAYSFRRLPADFKGTALLGNGLDEDVLKKAGIEEADAFVAVTQGDNRNVMAAQMARKIFNVNKVLCRIYDPLRRDLYTILGLEALSPTTIFAEMLKEKLET, from the coding sequence ATGAAAGTGATCATTATGGGCTGCGGACGTGTCGGCGCTCAACTGGCGTCCCTCCTCGACAAGGAAGGACACAGCGTTGTCGCCTTGGATACCGACGCCTATTCCTTCCGCCGTCTCCCGGCAGATTTCAAGGGCACCGCGCTACTGGGTAACGGGCTTGACGAGGATGTCCTTAAAAAAGCCGGCATCGAAGAAGCTGACGCCTTCGTGGCGGTGACCCAGGGCGACAATCGCAACGTCATGGCCGCGCAGATGGCCCGTAAGATCTTCAACGTTAACAAGGTGTTGTGCCGCATCTATGACCCGCTGCGCCGTGACCTCTACACCATCCTCGGACTGGAAGCCCTCAGTCCCACCACCATCTTCGCCGAAATGCTGAAAGAGAAGCTGGAGACCTAG
- a CDS encoding universal stress protein, with amino-acid sequence MTEYHTLLVPVAGRAEDEDALELACHLSRCAGNARVVVTHIISVDRSLPLDAEIDSEIAKAEGVLSRFENLGKKYNCSVETNLLQARAVGPAIVDEAVEQKADTIVIGSDYKTHFGEFSLGEVVPYILQNAPCRVILSHRQQSI; translated from the coding sequence ATGACTGAATACCACACACTGCTGGTCCCGGTAGCCGGGCGAGCTGAAGATGAGGACGCGCTGGAGCTGGCCTGCCACCTGTCACGGTGCGCCGGCAATGCCCGGGTGGTCGTCACCCATATCATCTCGGTGGACCGTTCGCTGCCGCTGGACGCGGAGATCGATTCCGAGATCGCCAAGGCCGAGGGTGTCCTGTCGAGATTTGAAAACTTGGGAAAAAAATACAACTGCTCCGTCGAGACCAACCTCCTCCAAGCCAGGGCGGTGGGCCCGGCCATCGTCGACGAGGCGGTGGAACAGAAAGCCGACACCATCGTCATCGGTTCCGACTACAAGACCCACTTCGGGGAGTTCAGCCTCGGCGAAGTGGTGCCCTACATACTCCAGAACGCCCCCTGCCGGGTCATTCTCAGTCACCGGCAGCAGTCCATTTAA
- a CDS encoding TrkH family potassium uptake protein, protein MSLISIVHFLGLLTALVGGAMAVPAVFSLTQGDRAAGALAAAAALTILCGSLMFFLTREGKKQLAQREVFVLVVAAWFTATAFGALPFYFSGVLPNYLDAFFETMSGFTTTGATVMTSITGQSEGILLWRSLTQWLGGMGIIMLFVALFPLLGIGAAQMAEAEMSGEKGERLTSRIRDTAKALWMIYVAFTLLCFAALVAAGLPLLDSVNISLTTMPTGGFAPVNLSIEDYGSIPVQFVVNFFMFLAGINFALFYYLFMKRRPGKLFRNPEFQLYAGLMGAAALILTFNLVSNDVMPFADALRQGAFQATAIMTSTGYSTANFDEWPALSRALLLMLMVIGGSAGSTAGGLKVIRLLVLFKYSYRRVILAFNPNAVIPLKVGDTVLAEKTVSRIISLTVIYFAVMWGGFLIMSALGLDIETALSAVVTTISNIGPGLGGVGPYESFAWIPDPGKMVLIVLMLAGRLEIFTLMVIFVPSFWRRY, encoded by the coding sequence ATGAGTCTGATATCCATCGTCCATTTTCTTGGTTTGTTGACTGCCCTGGTTGGTGGCGCTATGGCCGTGCCGGCTGTCTTCAGCCTGACCCAGGGAGACAGGGCTGCCGGCGCTCTGGCCGCCGCCGCCGCGCTGACGATTCTTTGCGGCAGCCTGATGTTTTTCCTGACTCGTGAAGGTAAAAAACAACTCGCTCAAAGGGAAGTCTTTGTCCTGGTGGTCGCCGCCTGGTTTACCGCAACCGCCTTCGGCGCCCTGCCTTTTTATTTTTCCGGGGTGCTACCAAACTATCTGGACGCCTTCTTCGAGACGATGAGCGGCTTCACCACCACCGGCGCTACGGTGATGACTAGCATCACCGGCCAGTCGGAAGGCATCCTGCTCTGGCGCTCCCTGACCCAGTGGCTGGGCGGTATGGGTATCATCATGCTTTTCGTCGCCTTGTTTCCTTTACTCGGCATCGGCGCCGCCCAGATGGCTGAGGCCGAGATGTCGGGGGAAAAAGGCGAGCGTCTGACATCCCGCATCCGGGACACCGCCAAAGCCCTGTGGATGATCTACGTTGCCTTCACCCTGTTGTGTTTCGCTGCGTTGGTGGCGGCCGGCCTTCCGCTTTTGGACAGCGTCAATATATCGCTGACCACTATGCCTACCGGCGGTTTCGCACCGGTAAATCTCAGCATCGAAGACTACGGGAGTATCCCAGTACAGTTCGTCGTCAATTTCTTCATGTTCCTCGCCGGAATCAATTTCGCACTTTTCTATTATCTTTTCATGAAACGGCGCCCGGGTAAGCTGTTTCGCAATCCGGAATTCCAGCTCTATGCCGGCTTGATGGGGGCGGCAGCTCTGATCCTCACCTTCAATCTGGTGTCGAACGACGTCATGCCTTTCGCTGACGCGTTGAGGCAAGGCGCTTTCCAGGCAACCGCAATCATGACCTCTACCGGTTATTCAACCGCCAATTTCGACGAATGGCCCGCTCTTAGCCGCGCGCTCTTATTAATGCTCATGGTTATCGGTGGTTCGGCCGGTTCCACCGCAGGCGGTCTCAAAGTCATCCGTCTCCTGGTACTGTTCAAGTACTCCTACCGCCGGGTCATCCTGGCCTTCAATCCCAATGCCGTTATCCCCCTCAAGGTCGGCGACACCGTGCTCGCTGAAAAGACCGTTTCCCGAATCATCAGCTTAACCGTGATTTATTTTGCCGTTATGTGGGGCGGGTTTCTCATCATGAGCGCGCTGGGACTGGACATCGAAACGGCGCTTTCTGCCGTCGTCACTACTATCAGTAATATCGGTCCCGGTCTGGGTGGGGTCGGTCCTTATGAGAGTTTCGCCTGGATCCCGGACCCGGGTAAGATGGTGCTCATCGTCCTGATGCTGGCCGGCCGCCTGGAGATATTCACTCTTATGGTCATTTTCGTCCCGTCGTTCTGGCGACGTTATTAA
- the trkA gene encoding Trk system potassium transporter TrkA: MYIIIAGGGVVGSNIASLLSVENHDVVVIEESAACIEDIRRHLDVRAIRGNAATPRILREVEAHRADLVLAVTDSDETNMVICFIAKEMGAARTAARIRNPDYTGYFQLPAKSPGGTRRIVRPKSLGIDIFINPEGEMAAEILSILAGFYSTPAEQFGDGAVQIREFKVEDDSLFDKKLSEITPGIPFHIVAIGHAEGGVIAHPDEVLHEGDSVYVAATGSQLERMGRLFATPKRPARNVAIIGGGRIGFLVAEGLERQGVRVKIIERDQERAEEIAAKLEHVSVIQGEPTEREFLVQQGIENADAVVAATENDELNILASLLAKNLGVGRTLTVINKPDYIPLAEAAGIDVAGSPAIITARKIAHYVLRGGAIAAAVLEQSTLEAIEFVVAPGAQFAGKTMAEISLPADAIIAAFIRNGRAVVPPDEGTVEPGDHVVLVSTLAAIPDVENLFK; encoded by the coding sequence GTGTATATCATCATCGCCGGCGGCGGTGTCGTCGGCTCCAACATCGCTTCATTACTCTCGGTGGAAAACCATGATGTCGTAGTCATCGAAGAGTCCGCGGCGTGTATTGAAGATATTCGTCGCCATCTTGACGTCCGCGCCATTAGAGGCAACGCCGCCACGCCCCGTATCCTTCGGGAGGTCGAGGCTCATCGCGCCGACCTGGTGCTGGCCGTTACCGACTCCGATGAAACCAACATGGTCATCTGCTTCATCGCCAAGGAGATGGGCGCGGCGCGCACCGCCGCCCGTATCCGGAATCCTGATTACACCGGTTATTTCCAGTTGCCGGCCAAGAGCCCGGGCGGCACACGCCGCATCGTCCGCCCTAAGAGCCTGGGTATTGATATATTCATCAACCCGGAAGGGGAGATGGCCGCGGAGATCTTATCCATCTTGGCCGGTTTCTATTCCACCCCTGCGGAACAGTTCGGCGACGGTGCTGTGCAGATCCGGGAGTTCAAGGTGGAAGATGACAGCCTGTTTGACAAAAAACTCTCGGAGATCACTCCGGGTATTCCTTTTCATATCGTCGCCATCGGACACGCCGAAGGCGGTGTTATCGCTCATCCGGACGAGGTCCTTCATGAGGGTGATTCCGTCTACGTGGCCGCCACCGGCTCCCAATTGGAACGTATGGGTCGGCTGTTTGCCACTCCCAAGCGTCCTGCCCGCAATGTAGCTATTATCGGCGGTGGCCGCATCGGTTTCCTGGTTGCCGAGGGTCTGGAGCGTCAGGGCGTCCGGGTCAAGATCATCGAACGCGACCAGGAACGGGCGGAGGAGATCGCCGCCAAGTTGGAGCACGTGTCTGTCATTCAAGGCGAACCTACCGAGCGGGAGTTTCTGGTGCAGCAGGGCATCGAAAACGCTGACGCTGTGGTAGCCGCTACGGAAAACGACGAACTCAACATCCTGGCCAGCCTGCTGGCTAAAAATCTCGGTGTCGGCCGTACGCTGACCGTTATCAACAAGCCGGACTACATTCCCCTCGCGGAGGCCGCCGGCATCGACGTGGCTGGTTCACCCGCCATTATCACCGCCCGCAAGATCGCCCATTATGTGCTACGCGGTGGAGCCATCGCCGCTGCGGTGCTGGAACAATCCACGCTTGAGGCGATCGAATTCGTCGTCGCCCCCGGCGCTCAATTCGCCGGTAAGACTATGGCAGAGATATCGCTGCCTGCCGACGCCATCATCGCTGCCTTCATCCGCAACGGCCGCGCCGTGGTGCCTCCGGATGAGGGAACCGTCGAGCCGGGGGATCACGTCGTCCTCGTGTCCACCCTCGCCGCCATCCCGGACGTGGAAAACCTCTTCAAGTAA
- a CDS encoding cation diffusion facilitator family transporter: MHQHQHAHPTAGGRLKLGIIISSVIFVAEVAGGLISNSLALLSDAGHVFADIVALSLSAYALRQAQRPASHKMTFGYHRLGVVVAAVNALLIFGIAGFIIYEAVQRLQSPPEVNSPVMLAVAFIGLTANLVVAFWLREAQKESLNVKSAFWHVLGDALASVGVIIGALIIMFTGLSAADAVVSALIAVIIAVSAWGILSEALAVLLEATPAHIRLDELAEALKSVPGVEELHDLHVWSLTPQLHALSSHIVIADRLTSETAKVRAAVEKMLAERYSITHTTLQMECQSCAPGGLLCSLEPGACPLTPHPYENPEH, translated from the coding sequence ATGCATCAGCACCAACACGCCCATCCAACCGCCGGTGGCCGGCTCAAGCTGGGCATCATCATCTCCAGCGTGATCTTCGTCGCCGAAGTAGCCGGCGGCCTGATCTCCAACAGCCTCGCCCTGTTATCCGACGCCGGTCACGTCTTCGCCGACATCGTGGCTTTGTCGTTATCGGCCTACGCGCTGCGGCAGGCTCAGCGACCGGCCTCCCACAAGATGACCTTCGGTTATCACCGACTGGGCGTAGTGGTGGCGGCAGTCAACGCCTTGCTCATCTTCGGCATCGCCGGTTTCATCATTTACGAAGCGGTACAGCGGCTTCAATCGCCGCCAGAAGTGAACAGCCCGGTCATGCTGGCGGTAGCCTTTATCGGCCTGACCGCCAATCTGGTGGTCGCCTTCTGGCTGCGTGAAGCCCAGAAAGAGAGCCTGAACGTCAAGAGCGCCTTCTGGCATGTCCTGGGCGACGCCCTGGCCTCGGTCGGCGTCATCATCGGCGCGCTGATCATCATGTTCACCGGTCTGAGCGCCGCCGATGCCGTGGTCAGCGCCCTCATCGCCGTCATCATCGCTGTGTCCGCCTGGGGCATTCTCTCGGAGGCGCTGGCGGTGCTTTTAGAGGCCACCCCGGCACATATCCGGCTGGATGAACTGGCGGAGGCGCTCAAGTCTGTTCCCGGCGTCGAAGAGTTGCATGATCTGCACGTCTGGAGCCTGACGCCGCAGCTTCACGCCCTGTCCAGCCACATCGTCATCGCCGACCGGCTGACCTCGGAAACGGCCAAGGTCCGGGCCGCGGTGGAGAAGATGCTGGCGGAGCGCTACAGCATCACCCACACAACGCTTCAAATGGAATGCCAGTCCTGCGCCCCCGGCGGCCTGTTATGCTCCCTGGAACCGGGCGCCTGCCCCCTGACTCCCCATCCCTACGAAAACCCTGAGCACTAA
- a CDS encoding DUF47 domain-containing protein: MVKLSFMPREEKFFDLIEAGAANAVRTAEALKDLVDDWRDVPEKVMKIADLEHAGDSVTHQIIAMLHRSFVTPFDREDIALLAHSLDDVTDFIHSAADYMVLYKVGLPGPRVRVLADIIVAATKEMAIAAPKLRKTATMKKVLENCIEINRLENLADQEYRAALVELFEEHEMADVIKWREIYEAMESATDRCEDVANVFEGVALKNA, translated from the coding sequence GTGGTCAAGCTATCGTTCATGCCCCGTGAGGAAAAATTCTTCGATCTGATCGAAGCCGGCGCGGCTAACGCCGTGCGCACCGCCGAAGCGCTCAAGGATCTGGTCGACGACTGGCGCGACGTGCCGGAAAAAGTGATGAAGATAGCCGATCTGGAACATGCCGGTGACTCGGTTACACACCAGATCATCGCCATGCTTCACCGCAGCTTCGTAACGCCGTTCGATCGGGAGGATATCGCTCTCCTGGCGCATTCCCTGGATGACGTGACCGATTTCATCCATTCGGCGGCGGATTACATGGTTCTTTATAAGGTAGGCCTCCCGGGGCCGCGCGTCCGCGTGCTGGCCGATATCATCGTGGCGGCGACCAAGGAAATGGCCATCGCGGCACCCAAGTTGCGCAAAACAGCCACCATGAAAAAAGTCCTGGAAAACTGTATCGAGATCAACCGGCTGGAAAACCTTGCCGACCAGGAATACCGGGCGGCTTTAGTTGAATTGTTCGAAGAGCATGAGATGGCCGATGTCATCAAATGGCGCGAGATCTATGAAGCGATGGAAAGCGCCACCGACCGCTGCGAGGACGTGGCCAATGTCTTCGAGGGGGTAGCTCTCAAGAATGCCTGA
- a CDS encoding inorganic phosphate transporter codes for MPDAALGVLILIVALAIGLGFVNGMNDAANAIATTIGSRVLSPRAAIIMAAFANLAGAATGTAVAATIGKGILHPEFISFSVIIAALMAVVIWGGLATYFGLPISLTHGLVSGLAFAGLAAGGFDAVNLAVMGRIISAVVTAPMLGFVGGFILMLGVYWLFKDSLPARLRAIFSNGQILSAAFMAYTHGKNDGQMPIGVITMALVIYSGNAGLWEGIPWWVIIVSAAAISSGTAIGGWRVMKTLGFRVTNLKPAQGFVAQTSAASVIELASNLGIPVSTTHSMSAAIMGVGATRRFSAVRWSVAGNILTAWLVTFPICGAIAYAVASILKLF; via the coding sequence ATGCCTGATGCCGCTTTAGGCGTTCTTATCCTGATTGTGGCGCTGGCCATCGGCCTCGGTTTCGTCAACGGCATGAACGACGCCGCCAACGCTATCGCCACCACTATCGGCAGCCGGGTACTGTCGCCAAGAGCGGCTATCATCATGGCGGCTTTTGCCAACCTGGCCGGCGCGGCCACCGGCACCGCGGTAGCCGCTACCATCGGCAAAGGCATCCTGCACCCGGAGTTCATCAGTTTCAGCGTCATCATCGCCGCTCTGATGGCTGTCGTCATCTGGGGCGGGTTAGCCACCTATTTCGGCCTGCCCATCAGCCTGACTCATGGCCTGGTTTCCGGTTTGGCCTTCGCGGGGTTGGCGGCAGGCGGTTTCGACGCGGTCAACCTGGCGGTAATGGGAAGAATCATCTCCGCGGTAGTGACGGCACCGATGCTAGGCTTCGTCGGGGGTTTTATTTTGATGCTGGGGGTTTACTGGCTCTTCAAAGACAGCCTGCCGGCGCGCCTGCGTGCGATCTTTTCCAATGGACAGATTCTTTCCGCCGCTTTCATGGCCTATACCCACGGCAAGAATGACGGCCAGATGCCCATAGGCGTCATCACCATGGCACTGGTTATCTACAGCGGAAACGCCGGGTTATGGGAAGGCATTCCGTGGTGGGTCATCATCGTCTCGGCGGCAGCCATCAGCTCCGGCACGGCTATCGGCGGCTGGCGGGTGATGAAGACGCTGGGTTTCCGGGTGACCAATCTGAAACCGGCACAGGGTTTTGTAGCCCAGACGTCGGCGGCCAGCGTTATCGAACTGGCTTCCAATCTGGGTATTCCGGTCAGTACTACCCACTCCATGAGCGCCGCCATCATGGGCGTCGGGGCTACCAGGCGCTTCTCCGCGGTACGCTGGAGCGTGGCGGGTAACATCCTGACCGCATGGCTGGTGACCTTCCCCATCT